The stretch of DNA GTGCTTGGCCAGAAAGCAGAGGATGAGAAAGGCCTTCTTCGGCAGGTTCAGCCGCTCCTCCCCCACCAGCGCGCACTCGCTGCTCAGGTCGATCGAAAGCGGCGGGAAGCTGAGCACGCTGCGCGGGGAGGAGGCGCTCTGCTGCGGGGCGCTGCGGCGCAGGCACACCCGAATGCGCGCTTCCAGCTCCTTGACCGAGTAGGGCTTGGTCATGTAGTCGTCCCCGCCGGTGAGCAGGCCCGCGATCTTGTCGTCCTCCGTGTCCATGCAGCTCAGAAAGATGATCGGGCAGGAGGTGACCGCCTTGAGGCGCGGGCACAGCTCCAGCCCCGTACCGTCCGGCAGGTTCACGTCCAGCACGATCACCTCCGGCGAAACGGCGCGGCAGGCGCTGAGCCCCTCCTCGCAGCTATAGGCGCAGTGCACCTCGTAGCCCCGGCTCTTCAGAAAAAACGTGTTGATGCTTTGAATGTCCCGGTCGTCCTCGATGAGCAATATCTTTTCCATTTTCCGCGTGTCCCCCGTCGGCGCGCGGCTTCGTGCCGCGCCGTTTTTTTCTCGCTTCAAAGCATCTTTTGTACGTCTGTCCCCGGTACGGACGCGCCCTGTAGCTTCTGTTACAGCAGATACATCCGTAACGCATGTGGCATTTGTATAATAGGTTAAATCCGTATCGTTCGATATAGCGACCGGCAGCGGAGCGGTAGGCCGCGCGACGCCGCAGGCGTCTTTGCGATATGGATGTAACATCCGTATCTTTTGTTATATGAGTTACAGATATTACAAAGGTTCCCTCCGTTACAAAGGCAACAGAGGTCTTCTGCGGCCTTTTTCCCCCTCGCCCCGTGCGGCACGCGACAGGTTGCTGCGCCCGCAAAGAGAATCGATCGGAAATTCCAACCCATGCGCCCCGTGCGGGGAGAGAGGCATCCCTTCGCCGCCGTCGCGCCGTATCTTCTGTTACAGACGTAATATTTGATACAGATGTATTTTCTGTCCCTTCTGTATCGCCCGTATCTTCCGTCTCATCTGGAACATGAAATACAAGCACGCCGTGCCGCGCTCACTCGTCGCCCAGGATGTCGCGGAGCGCCGCGCAGAGCACGGCATCCACCAGTTCCGCCTTGCCGACGCCCGCATGGGCGCTTGCCAGGGCGATGCGCTTGATCGTCTCGGAGGAAAGGGCGTAATTCTGGCGCTTGCGCGCCCCGGCGGGCGGGTCAAAGCGGCGCCCCTTGAGCATGAACGAGGCGGGCAGGTCCGCGGCCCGGGCGCGAGGCGCCGGGGCCTCCGGCTCGCCAGATACATCTGTTACGGTTGTTACAGGTGTTGCTTTCGTAACCCTTGTATCGCGTCTGGACGCTTTGGCGCGGCCCGCGCGCCCTTCTCCCTGCTCCATAAAGGCGAGCGCCGCGGCCTGGGCCCCGCCTTGCGCGGAGGGAGCCGCCTCGGCCGCCCCCGCGCCGGTTTCCGCCGTGGGCAAAGACGGCTGCGCAGCATCTGTAACGCCTTTATCATCCGTATCCCATATATCATCTGTTACAAAAGATACATCTGTCCCTTTTGATACGGATGCTTCTTCTGTATCAGCGCCTGCCGCGGCCTGGGCCTCGCCGGGCTGGGTGATGAACGCGCCCAGCGCGCGGCGCACGTTCAGCTCTCTCTCCTCGCGGTCCTTAAGGGATACACGTCTTGATGCGGGCACGGGATGCGACCTCCTTTGAAAAATCCATGTAAGCCTCCGCCTGCGGGCTGCCGGGCGCGAAGTCCATGATGGACATGGAGGCCAGGCAGGCGTCCGCGTACTTGACGGAGCGGCGGATGACGGTATCGAACACCGGGTAGCGCTCGCGGATGGCCTCGGCGGCCTCGCGGTGGTGGGTGGTACGGTTGTCCAGTTGGGTGATGAGCACGCCGAGCATGGTGAGCTCCGGGTAGAGCTCGCGCACCTGCTCGATCACGCTGAAGAGGATCTCCAGGCCCTTGAGGGCGAGGAAGCTGGGCTCGGAGGGCGCGACGACGACGTTTGAGGCCATCAGGGAATTGACGGTGAGCACGCCGAGCGAGGGGGAATTGTCGATGACGATGGCGTCGTAATCGTCCATGAGGGGGGCGAGGGCCCGGCGCAGGACGGTTTCGCGCCCGATGCGGGAGGAGAGCTCCATCTCGCCGGCGGAGAGGGTGATGGAGGCGGGCAGCAGGTCCACCTCGCCCAAGCTCAGGATGGCGTCGCGCGCCGGGCACTTGCCCATGAGCACGTCGTAGCTCGAGCGGGAAAGCGTCAGCGGGTCGAGCCCGAAGTAGACGGTCATGGAGGACTGCGGGTCCATGTCCACGAGCAGCGTGCGGCAGCCCAGCTTGCGAAGGCCGCAGCCGAGGTTGACGCTCGTGGTCGTCTTGGCGACGCCGCCCTTGTTGTTCGCGATGGAGATGACCGTGGCCACGAAAAAAGCCCCTTTCCAATCCCGCGTCGCGCGGGGAATGTATCTATTGTAACACG from Beduinella massiliensis encodes:
- a CDS encoding response regulator transcription factor, producing the protein MEKILLIEDDRDIQSINTFFLKSRGYEVHCAYSCEEGLSACRAVSPEVIVLDVNLPDGTGLELCPRLKAVTSCPIIFLSCMDTEDDKIAGLLTGGDDYMTKPYSVKELEARIRVCLRRSAPQQSASSPRSVLSFPPLSIDLSSECALVGEERLNLPKKAFLILCFLAKHPGECVSAQQIYEEVWGLKSIGDLRTVHVHMFNLRKVLDQAVPQHEFVQTAWGKGYCFTPPQSAEK
- a CDS encoding ParA family protein, which produces MATVISIANNKGGVAKTTTSVNLGCGLRKLGCRTLLVDMDPQSSMTVYFGLDPLTLSRSSYDVLMGKCPARDAILSLGEVDLLPASITLSAGEMELSSRIGRETVLRRALAPLMDDYDAIVIDNSPSLGVLTVNSLMASNVVVAPSEPSFLALKGLEILFSVIEQVRELYPELTMLGVLITQLDNRTTHHREAAEAIRERYPVFDTVIRRSVKYADACLASMSIMDFAPGSPQAEAYMDFSKEVASRARIKTCIP